A part of Eremothecium sinecaudum strain ATCC 58844 chromosome VII, complete sequence genomic DNA contains:
- the APM3 gene encoding Apm3p (Syntenic homolog of Ashbya gossypii AGL061W; Syntenic homolog of Saccharomyces cerevisiae YBR288C (APM3); 1-intron in Ashbya gossypii), with protein sequence MFIGFYITDSQRNLVFQFLLSSQAPTFKQINNKLVNVESLADNIIPITKDTSLYKYIATSRNLFYWALCKSEQNPLAPLVFLVNYDETLMTYFDKDTLTIPKLVNNYDRLTLLLHSMLDSGEVVETDCNRLRQLIPIRQDFSTVINSTTKTIASSIKNAEPNQLFGASKRMAGQSQIVPWRSANVQHTTNEIYVDVIETINLVLTRTSATPTVNSASISGKIDIKCYLSGNPTIQLNLTTAGHEISSPAFHRCIDPSGSNFDPSCLRFIPPDGKFTLAQYEIDLDSMPHNSKKLANIGLVSVSLLTKLGARKDEFEIKCNIANSTHVTSVDNLRVTVFFPPLPAESKIRVLRNTHGGWENNLSNTQGIWIFDKTTPVGSIPVLRGCVEHNDNHLPNFPTHVAVSYTNRGQLPSGLRVNSINIPSGLPQGVKPFKGVKYMTRTGNYVLRA encoded by the exons ATGTTCATAGGATTCTATATAACGGATTCTCAACG CAACCTAGTATTCCAATTCCTCCTGTCATCTCAGGCTCCTACTTTTAAGcaaattaataataaacTAGTGAACGTTGAGAGTTTAGCAGATAATATTATTCCTATCACTAAGGACACGTCACTTTACAAGTACATCGCAACTTCCAGGAACTTGTTCTATTGGGCCCTATGCAAAAGCGAACAGAATCCATTGGCACCATTGGTTTTCCTGGTAAATTACGATGAGACCTTAATGACTTACTTTGACAAGGATACGCTTACCATTCCGAAGCTTGTAAACAATTATGATCGCCTAACGCTTCTTCTGCATAGTATGCTAGATTCTGGAGAAGTAGTAGAGACAGATTGTAACCGGCTCAGGCAGCTTATTCCTATACGCCAGGACTTTTCTACTGTGATAAATTCCACCACTAAGACAATTGCAAGTTCAATCAAGAATGCGGAGCCTAATCAACTTTTTGGAGCGTCGAAAAGGATGGCGGGCCAATCCCAGATAGTTCCCTGGCGTTCGGCAAACGTTCAGCATACCACAAATGAAATCTACGTCGATGTGATTGAAACAATTAATCTTGTATTGACCCGAACATCTGCCACACCAACAGTCAACTCTGCAAGCATTAGCGGTAAAATTGATATCAAGTGCTACCTAAGTGGAAATCCAACCATCCAGCTCAATCTCACTACCGCAGGCCATGAAATATCCTCGCCAGCTTTCCATCGTTGCATTGACCCGTCGGGTTCTAATTTCGACCCCTCGTGTCTTCGTTTCATACCCCCAGATGGAAAATTTACGCTTGCTCAATACGAAATCGACCTAGACTCAATGCCCCATAATAGCAAAAAACTCGCAAACATCGGTCTGGTCAGCGTATCACTACTTACAAAGCTCGGCGCACGGAAAGACGAATTTGAAATAAAGTGCAATATCGCTAACTCCACGCACGTGACTTCCGTAGACAATCTGCGTGTGACGGTCTTCTTCCCTCCGCTACCCGCTGAATCTAAAATCAGAGTCCTAAGGAATACCCACGGTGGCTGGGAAAACAACCTTTCCAATACGCAGGGTATTTGGATATTCGACAAGACGACCCCGGTTGGCTCTATTCCAGTTTTAAGGGGTTGCGTCGAACACAACGATAATCATCTTCCAAATTTCCCCACTCATGTCGCAGTATCGTATACTAACCGTGGACAATTACCGAGCGGCCTTAGAGTAAACTCAATAAACATTCCTTCCGGTCTCCCTCAGGGTGTGAAGCCATTTAAAGGTGTTAAGTACATGACTCGCACCGGAAACTACGTGCTTCGCGCTTAA
- the FOX2 gene encoding bifunctional hydroxyacyl-CoA dehydrogenase/enoyl-CoA hydratase FOX2 (Syntenic homolog of Ashbya gossypii AGL060W; Syntenic homolog of Saccharomyces cerevisiae YKR009C (FOX2)) gives MSELSFKDRVVIVTGSGGGIGRSYALEYAKRGAKVVVNDLGGTLGGSGHSTRAADVVVEEIKSAGGVAVANYDSVTDGEKIVKTAIDAFGRVDVLVNNAGILRDSSFGKLTEANFQAVVDVHLNAAYKLCKAVWPYMRQQKFGRIMNTASPAGLYGNFGQTNYSAAKMGLVGLSQTLAKEGVKYNINVNVIAPLARSRMTENLIPPHILKVMGPEKVVPMVLYLTHEQTRATNGIFEPIAGYYGQVRWERSAGELFNPDEKFFTPEAILEKMPGIVEFNKNKPFKSVDYPYQPVDYNALIEKARGVVTNPAGKVKITSLKDKVVVVTGAGSGLGRSHALWFAKYGAKVLVNDIRDPSAVVNEINGLYGAGRAAPDQHDVVTDGAEIIKKAVMAFGTVDILVNNAGILRDRSFAKMTDAEWTAVMNTHLTSTFKLSKAVWPIFQQKKSGVIINTTSTSGIYGNFGQANYAAAKAAILGFSKSLAVEGKKLGIRVYVLAPYAETAMTKTIFTEKELKNHFVPSQISPLLVTLASEEFGKLYRSGTDWLYEAGGGWIGRTRFQRAKGVISLDVVAPEYIRDHWNEITDFSRPTIPLSINDANGSVLQQISVAQANKEANGEFEYNHRDVILYNISLGATTKEAKYTYEHVPNFQVLPTYPIVQAMNATSTDFPSMLDNFDFAMLLHGEQYLKINQFPIPTAAKVRVDNKVVSLVNKGKKAALLVNGSTIVDKKTNTPFAYTENSYFVRGAQVVKGKEHLESRPKFATMSIETPKTEPDFEVVIPTSPNQASLYRLSGDYNPLHVDFMVARMAGFKKPILHGLCTLGLSIKQLYDKFGAFDELKTRFSGYVFPGDDIRLRAWKGPGGTIIFEAYDINRGAVVLNNSVIKLVGSSSKL, from the coding sequence ATGTCGGAACTTAGTTTTAAGGACAGGGTGGTTATAGTCACTGGCTCTGGTGGTGGTATTGGTAGGTCCTATGCTCTTGAGTACGCAAAACGCGGAGCGAAGGTTGTTGTTAATGATCTTGGCGGAACTCTTGGCGGTTCTGGGCATAGTACCCGTGCGGCTGATGTTGTTGTCGAGGAAATTAAAAGCGCAGGAGGTGTTGCGGTTGCGAACTACGACTCTGTTACAGACGGAGAGAAGATAGTGAAGACTGCGATTGATGCTTTTGGTAGAGTTGACGTGTTAGTTAACAACGCGGGTATTTTGCGTGATTCATCCTTTGGCAAGTTGACTGAGGCTAATTTCCAGGCTGTGGTAGATGTGCATCTAAATGCGGCCTACAAGCTTTGCAAGGCTGTCTGGCCATACATGCGTCAGCAGAAGTTCGGGCGTATTATGAACACTGCTTCCCCTGCAGGGTTGTACGGTAATTTTGGCCAAACGAACTACTCAGCTGCTAAAATGGGTCTTGTTGGGCTTTCACAGACTTTGGCAAAGGAGGGTGTGAAGTATAACATCAATGTCAATGTTATTGCTCCTTTGGCACGCTCGCGTATGACGGAGAACTTGATTCCTCCCCATATTCTCAAGGTCATGGGTCCTGAGAAGGTTGTTCCTATGGTCTTGTACTTGACTCACGAACAGACCCGTGCAACAAACGGTATTTTCGAGCCTATTGCTGGTTACTATGGGCAGGTAAGATGGGAGCGTTCCGCTGGTGAGCTATTCAATCCAGATGAGAAGTTTTTCACACCCGAGGCCATCTTGGAGAAAATGCCAGGTATTGTGGAGTTTAACAAAAATAAGCCCTTCAAGAGTGTTGACTATCCATACCAACCAGTCGACTATAATGCTTTAATTGAGAAGGCAAGGGGAGTAGTTACCAACCCTGCAGGAAAGGTTAAGATTACTTCTTTAAAAGACAAGGTTGTGGTTGTTACCGGAGCTGGCTCGGGCTTAGGTAGATCGCATGCTTTATGGTTCGCTAAATACGGTGCAAAAGTTCTTGTCAATGATATCAGGGACCCTTCTGCAGTTGTTAACGAAATTAATGGATTGTATGGCGCAGGCCGTGCTGCACCAGACCAGCACGATGTGGTAACTGATGGAGCAGAAATCATCAAGAAGGCAGTGATGGCCTTCGGGACTGTGGATATCTTAGTAAATAATGCAGGAATTCTAAGAGATCGTTCCTTTGCTAAGATGACTGATGCTGAGTGGACTGCTGTCATGAACACTCATTTGACCTCCACATTTAAATTGAGCAAGGCAGTTTGGCCAATCTTCCAACAGAAAAAGTCTGGTGTCATTATTAACACTACTTCCACATCTGGTATTTACGGTAACTTTGGGCAAGCTAACTATGCTGCTGCTAAGGCAGCAATCCTTGGTTTCTCAAAGTCCCTTGCTGTGGAAGGTAAGAAACTTGGAATCAGAGTTTATGTTCTTGCACCATATGCTGAAACTGCTATGACGAAGACCATATTTACTGAAaaagaattgaagaacCACTTCGTCCCATCTCAGATTTCTCCTCTCCTTGTGACTTTGGCATCCGAAGAGTTTGGAAAGCTGTACCGCTCAGGCACCGACTGGTTGTATGAAGCGGGAGGTGGATGGATTGGTCGTACAAGATTCCAAAGGGCCAAAGGTGTCATTTCTttggatgtggtagccCCTGAATATATAAGAGACCACTGGAATGAAATAACTGACTTCTCCCGTCCAACGATCCCACTCTCTATTAATGACGCAAACGGTTCTGTTTTGCAGCAGATTTCTGTCGCTCAGGCCAACAAGGAGGCAAACGGAGAATTTGAATACAATCACCGTGACGTTATCCTATATAACATCAGTTTGGGTGCAACTACCAAAGAGGCAAAGTACACTTACGAACATGTGCCAAACTTCCAGGTATTACCAACTTATCCAATTGTTCAAGCAATGAATGCAACCTCCACAGATTTCCCATCTATGCTTGACAATTTCGATTTTGCAATGCTGTTGCATGGAGAGCAATATTTGAAGATCAATCAATTCCCAATTCCTACGGCTGCCAAAGTCAGGGTTGACAATAAAGTTGTTAGTTTGGTGAACAAGGGTAAAAAAGCAGCTTTGCTAGTAAATGGTTCTACGATTGTGGACAAGAAAACCAACACTCCATTTGCTTATACTGAGAACAGTTACTTCGTTAGAGGTGCACAAGTTGTGAAAGGAAAGGAACACCTAGAGTCTCGTCCGAAGTTTGCGACTATGTCAATCGAGACTCCGAAGACTGAGCCTGACTTCGAAGTTGTTATCCCTACTTCTCCAAATCAAGCTTCATTGTACAGGTTATCTGGAGATTACAATCCTTTACATGTTGACTTTATGGTTGCCCGGATGGCAGGTTTCAAGAAACCAATTCTCCACGGATTGTGCACCTTGGGTCTCTCTATCAAACAATTGTATGATAAATTTGGAGCGTTTGACGAATTGAAAACTAGATTTTCTGGTTATGTCTTCCCAGGGGACGACATAAGGTTGAGAGCCTGGAAGGGACCTGGTGGCACCATAATCTTTGAGGCATACGACATTAATAGAGGGGCAGTGGTCTTGAATAATTCCGTTATTAAACTAGTTGGAAGCTCCTCTAAACTATAG
- the QCR10 gene encoding ubiquinol--cytochrome-c reductase subunit 10 (Syntenic homolog of Ashbya gossypii AGL059C; Syntenic homolog of Saccharomyces cerevisiae YHR001W-A (QCR10); 1-intron in Ashbya gossypii) — MVSYYSQLASKRALGFGPLTLKNLLNYSPNLAVWGGASAAAILVFTESWPTFQDLLFKRIPYFGSHWVKEIPPEDSPQ; from the exons ATGGTTTCA TACTACTCTCAATTGGCAAGCAAACGTGCCCTTGGATTCGGTCCATTGactttgaagaatttgCTAAATTACAGTCCTAACTTAGCCGTATGGGGTGGTGCTTCAGCTGCTGCTATTTTGGTTTTTACTGAGAGCTGGCCAACATTCCAAGACCTACTTTTCAAAAGAATTCCATACTTCGGTTCTCACTGGGTCAAAGAGATTCCTCCAGAAGATTCTCCACAATAA